The following coding sequences are from one Kosakonia sp. H02 window:
- the sspB gene encoding ClpXP protease specificity-enhancing factor, translating to MDLSQLSPRRPYLLRAFYEWLLDNQLTPHLVVDVTLPGVRVPMEYARDGQIVLNIAPRAVGNLELANDEVRFNARFGGVPRQVAVPMAAVLAVYARENGAGTMFEPEAAYDEEIVGLNDDGDIPAQENETVMSVIDGDKPDHADDQDNDPDDDPPPRGGRPSLRVVK from the coding sequence ATGGATTTGTCGCAACTGTCTCCACGCCGCCCGTATTTATTGCGGGCCTTTTACGAATGGCTGCTGGATAACCAGCTCACGCCGCATCTGGTTGTTGATGTGACGTTGCCGGGCGTACGCGTGCCGATGGAGTATGCGCGTGACGGGCAAATCGTGTTAAACATCGCACCGCGTGCGGTTGGCAACCTGGAACTGGCCAATGACGAAGTGCGCTTCAACGCGCGTTTCGGCGGCGTGCCGCGCCAGGTGGCTGTGCCGATGGCTGCCGTTCTGGCGGTTTATGCTCGTGAAAACGGCGCGGGAACCATGTTTGAACCGGAAGCTGCCTACGATGAAGAGATCGTCGGTCTGAACGATGATGGCGATATTCCCGCGCAGGAAAACGAGACGGTTATGTCGGTTATCGATGGCGATAAACCCGACCACGCAGACGATCAGGACAACGATCCCGATGACGATCCGCCGCCGCGCGGTGGGCGTCCGTCGCTGCGGGTCGTGAAGTAG
- a CDS encoding nitroreductase family protein, giving the protein MSDNFLALAKQRRTIYALGKNLPVAEDIVIETIKEAIRQAPSAFNSQSSRALILLGKEHEQFWELTRAQLKKIVPEENFHATSQKVDGFAAAAGSVLFFEDQDVVTRLQEQFAAYADNFPVWSEHSSGIAQYAVWLALAEKGIGANLQHYNPLVDADVQRTWNIPPSWKLRAHMNFGSIGAPAGDKAFMEDEKRFVIAR; this is encoded by the coding sequence ATGTCAGACAACTTTCTCGCTTTAGCAAAACAACGCAGAACCATTTATGCCCTCGGCAAAAACCTGCCGGTTGCGGAAGATATTGTCATTGAGACCATCAAAGAAGCGATTCGCCAGGCGCCGTCGGCGTTTAACTCGCAAAGTTCACGCGCGCTGATCCTGCTGGGTAAAGAGCATGAGCAGTTCTGGGAACTGACCCGTGCACAGCTGAAGAAAATCGTGCCGGAAGAGAATTTCCATGCAACGTCGCAGAAAGTAGACGGTTTCGCCGCTGCTGCGGGTTCCGTGCTGTTCTTTGAAGATCAGGATGTGGTTACCCGCTTGCAGGAGCAGTTTGCCGCTTACGCAGATAACTTCCCGGTGTGGTCAGAACACAGTTCCGGTATTGCACAGTATGCCGTATGGCTGGCGCTGGCTGAGAAAGGTATTGGCGCGAACTTGCAGCACTACAACCCGCTGGTGGATGCAGATGTGCAGCGCACGTGGAATATTCCGCCAAGCTGGAAGTTGCGTGCTCATATGAACTTTGGTTCGATTGGCGCACCGGCAGGTGATAAAGCCTTTATGGAAGATGAAAAACGCTTCGTGATTGCGCGTTAA
- a CDS encoding DUF1158 family protein, whose product MKHPLESLVTLAGILLLAFISVLLLPAPSLGLQLAQNLIHRFHLLDLNQLYTLLYCLWFLLLGTLEFFVLRFIWKRWLAV is encoded by the coding sequence ATGAAACATCCCCTCGAATCGCTGGTCACCCTTGCCGGCATCCTGCTGCTGGCTTTTATCTCTGTACTGCTGCTCCCTGCCCCCAGCCTTGGGCTGCAACTGGCACAAAACCTGATCCACCGCTTCCATCTGCTGGATTTAAACCAGCTTTATACCCTGCTCTACTGCCTGTGGTTTTTGCTGCTCGGCACCCTTGAGTTTTTTGTTCTGCGCTTTATCTGGAAACGCTGGCTGGCGGTCTGA
- the mdh gene encoding malate dehydrogenase, whose amino-acid sequence MKVAVLGAAGGIGQALALLLKTQLPSGSELSLYDIAPVTPGVAVDLSHIPTDVNIKGFAGDDATPALEGADVVLISAGVARKPGMDRSDLFNVNAGIVKNLVAQVAKTAPKACIGIITNPVNTTVAIAAEVLKKAGVYDKNKLFGVTTLDIIRSNTFVAELKGKKPTEIDVPVIGGHSGVTILPLLSQIPGVTFTEQEVADLTKRIQNAGTEVVEAKAGGGSATLSMGQAAARFGLSLVRALQGEQGVVECAYVEGDGEYARFFSQPLLLGKNGIEERHAIGNLSAFERQSLEGMLDTLKKDIQLGVDFVNR is encoded by the coding sequence ATGAAAGTCGCAGTCCTCGGCGCGGCCGGCGGTATCGGCCAGGCGCTTGCCCTACTACTGAAAACGCAACTGCCCTCAGGTTCAGAACTCTCTCTCTATGATATTGCACCCGTCACCCCTGGTGTTGCTGTTGACCTCAGCCATATCCCTACCGATGTGAACATTAAAGGTTTCGCGGGCGATGATGCTACGCCTGCGCTGGAAGGCGCTGATGTCGTGCTGATTTCCGCAGGCGTGGCGCGTAAACCGGGTATGGATCGCTCCGATCTGTTTAACGTCAATGCCGGTATTGTGAAAAACCTGGTGGCGCAAGTTGCCAAAACGGCACCGAAAGCCTGTATCGGTATCATCACCAACCCGGTTAACACCACGGTTGCTATTGCCGCTGAAGTGCTGAAAAAAGCCGGTGTTTACGACAAGAACAAGCTGTTTGGCGTGACGACGCTGGACATTATCCGCTCCAATACCTTTGTCGCTGAGCTGAAAGGCAAAAAACCGACGGAAATTGACGTGCCGGTTATCGGCGGACACTCAGGCGTGACGATTCTGCCGCTGCTGTCGCAAATCCCGGGCGTCACGTTTACCGAGCAGGAAGTGGCCGATCTGACCAAACGTATTCAGAACGCGGGCACCGAAGTGGTGGAAGCGAAGGCGGGTGGCGGTTCAGCCACGCTGTCGATGGGCCAGGCCGCAGCGCGCTTTGGTTTATCGCTGGTGCGTGCCCTGCAAGGTGAACAAGGTGTGGTTGAGTGCGCCTATGTTGAAGGTGACGGTGAATATGCACGTTTCTTCTCGCAGCCGCTGTTGCTGGGGAAAAACGGTATTGAGGAGCGTCACGCTATCGGCAATCTCAGCGCGTTTGAACGCCAGTCGCTGGAAGGCATGCTGGATACGCTGAAAAAAGATATCCAGTTGGGTGTTGATTTCGTTAACCGTTAA
- the rplM gene encoding 50S ribosomal protein L13, with protein sequence MKTFTAKPETVKRDWYVVDATGKTLGRLATELARRLRGKHKAEYTPHVDTGDYIIVLNAEKVAVTGNKRSDKVYYHHTGHIGGIKQATFEEMIARRPERVIEIAVKGMLPKGPLGRAMYRKLKVYAGNEHNHAAQQPQVLDI encoded by the coding sequence ATGAAAACTTTTACAGCTAAACCAGAAACCGTAAAACGCGACTGGTATGTTGTTGACGCGACCGGTAAAACTCTGGGCCGTCTGGCTACCGAACTGGCTCGTCGCCTGCGCGGTAAGCACAAAGCGGAATACACTCCGCACGTTGATACCGGTGATTACATTATCGTTCTGAACGCAGAAAAAGTTGCTGTAACCGGCAACAAGCGTTCTGACAAAGTGTACTACCACCACACTGGCCACATCGGTGGTATCAAACAAGCGACCTTTGAAGAGATGATTGCCCGCCGTCCTGAGCGTGTGATTGAAATCGCGGTTAAAGGCATGCTGCCAAAAGGCCCGCTGGGTCGTGCTATGTACCGTAAACTGAAAGTTTACGCGGGTAACGAGCACAACCACGCGGCACAGCAACCGCAAGTTCTTGACATCTAA
- the degS gene encoding outer membrane-stress sensor serine endopeptidase DegS, giving the protein MYVKLLRSVAIGVVVGGLIIAAMPSLRQNNPLTTHQFDSADETPVSYNQAVRRAAPAVVNVYNRSLNSSTHDRLEIRTLGSGVIMDQRGYIVTNKHVINDADQIIVALQDGRVFEALLVGSDSLTDLAVLKVNATGGLPVIPINAKRTPHIGDVVLAIGNPYNLGQTITQGIISATGRIGLNPSGRQNFLQTDASINHGNSGGALVNSLGELMGINTLSFDKSNDGETPEGIGFAIPFQLATKIMDKLIRDGRVIRGYIGIGGREIAPLHAQGTGIDPIQGIVVNEVSPDGPAARAGIQVNDVITSVNGKPAVSALETMDQVAEIRPGSEIPVDVMRDDKKLTLQVTIQEYPATN; this is encoded by the coding sequence ATGTATGTGAAGCTTTTACGCTCGGTTGCAATCGGTGTTGTGGTCGGTGGTCTGATAATCGCCGCCATGCCTTCGTTACGCCAGAATAATCCGCTGACGACGCATCAGTTCGACAGCGCCGATGAAACGCCTGTCAGCTATAACCAGGCCGTGCGCCGCGCCGCACCTGCGGTGGTCAACGTTTATAACCGTAGCCTGAATAGCTCCACACACGATCGCCTCGAAATCCGCACGCTCGGTTCCGGCGTGATCATGGATCAGCGCGGCTACATCGTTACCAACAAGCATGTGATCAACGATGCAGACCAGATTATCGTCGCACTTCAGGACGGGCGGGTGTTTGAAGCCTTGCTGGTCGGCTCGGATTCGCTGACGGATTTAGCGGTGCTCAAAGTCAACGCCACGGGCGGTTTGCCGGTCATCCCGATTAACGCGAAACGCACGCCGCACATTGGCGATGTGGTACTGGCAATCGGTAACCCTTACAACCTCGGGCAAACCATCACGCAAGGGATCATCAGCGCCACCGGGCGTATTGGTTTGAACCCCAGCGGGCGGCAAAATTTTTTGCAGACCGATGCCTCCATCAACCACGGTAACTCCGGCGGTGCGCTGGTCAATTCGTTGGGGGAATTAATGGGCATCAATACTCTGTCGTTTGATAAAAGCAACGACGGGGAAACGCCGGAAGGTATTGGCTTTGCGATCCCTTTCCAGCTTGCCACCAAAATTATGGATAAGCTTATCCGCGACGGCCGCGTTATCCGTGGTTATATCGGGATTGGCGGACGGGAAATTGCGCCTCTGCATGCTCAGGGCACCGGCATCGATCCGATTCAGGGCATTGTGGTTAATGAAGTTTCACCGGATGGCCCGGCCGCGCGCGCCGGTATTCAGGTCAACGATGTGATCACCTCCGTAAACGGTAAACCAGCCGTTTCCGCCCTCGAAACCATGGATCAGGTGGCGGAGATCCGCCCGGGTTCCGAAATCCCGGTCGACGTGATGCGCGACGACAAAAAACTCACCTTGCAGGTGACGATCCAGGAATACCCGGCGACCAACTAA
- the zapE gene encoding cell division protein ZapE, with protein sequence MQSLSPTSRYRNALNEGSHQPDDVQKEAVNRLETIYQHLIAERETAEQQSGGLMAKFSKLLGKREPASHAPVRGLYMWGGVGRGKTWLMDMFYQSLPGERKQRLHFHRFMLRVHEELTTLQGQSDPLDIVADRFKAETDVLCFDEFFVSDITDAMLLGGLMKALFARGITLVATSNIPPDELYRNGLQRARFLPAIEAIKQFCDVMNVDAGVDYRLRTLTQAHLWLTPLNAETTQQMDKLWLALAGAARQLAPELEINHRALPTLGVENQTLAVSFATLCVDARSQHDYIALSRLFHTVMLFDVPVMTPLMESEARRFIALVDEFYERHVKLVVSAAAPLHEIYQGERLKFEFQRCLSRLQEMQSEEYLKRAHMP encoded by the coding sequence ATGCAAAGCCTTTCCCCGACATCGCGATACCGTAATGCCCTGAATGAGGGTAGCCATCAGCCTGATGATGTGCAAAAAGAAGCCGTCAACCGGCTGGAAACCATTTACCAACACCTGATCGCCGAACGCGAAACCGCCGAACAACAGAGCGGTGGCCTGATGGCGAAATTCAGCAAACTGCTGGGTAAACGTGAACCTGCATCGCACGCGCCAGTGCGCGGCCTCTATATGTGGGGCGGTGTCGGGCGCGGTAAAACCTGGCTGATGGATATGTTCTATCAAAGCCTGCCCGGCGAGCGTAAACAGCGCCTGCATTTTCACCGCTTTATGCTGCGCGTCCATGAGGAATTAACCACGCTGCAAGGGCAGAGCGACCCGCTGGATATTGTGGCCGACCGGTTTAAAGCCGAAACCGATGTGCTCTGCTTTGATGAGTTTTTCGTCTCAGATATTACCGATGCGATGCTGCTCGGCGGCCTGATGAAAGCGCTATTTGCGCGTGGCATTACGCTGGTGGCAACGTCGAATATTCCGCCAGATGAGCTCTATCGTAATGGGCTACAACGGGCGCGTTTTCTACCTGCTATCGAGGCGATTAAACAGTTTTGTGATGTGATGAACGTCGACGCGGGTGTTGATTATCGCTTGCGTACGCTGACGCAGGCGCATTTATGGCTGACGCCGCTCAATGCAGAGACGACGCAGCAGATGGATAAATTGTGGCTGGCGCTGGCGGGCGCTGCACGGCAACTCGCGCCGGAGCTGGAAATTAATCACCGTGCGCTGCCGACGCTGGGCGTTGAAAACCAAACGCTGGCGGTGTCATTTGCCACGTTATGTGTCGATGCGCGCAGCCAGCATGATTACATCGCGCTTTCCCGTCTGTTCCACACGGTAATGCTGTTTGATGTGCCGGTGATGACGCCGCTGATGGAGAGCGAAGCCCGGCGGTTTATTGCGCTGGTGGATGAGTTTTACGAGCGGCACGTGAAGCTGGTAGTGAGCGCGGCGGCACCGCTGCATGAAATCTATCAGGGTGAGCGGCTAAAATTTGAGTTTCAGCGCTGCTTGTCTCGCCTGCAAGAGATGCAGAGCGAGGAGTACCTGAAACGTGCACATATGCCGTGA
- the zapG gene encoding Z-ring associated protein ZapG — MTWEYALIGLVVGIIIGAVGMRFGNRKLRQQQALQYELEKNKAELEEYREELVSHFARSAELLDNMADDYRQLYQHMAKSSTSLLPEMSAEENPFRNRLAESEASNDQAPVQIPRDYSEGASGLLRGREHRK, encoded by the coding sequence ATGACCTGGGAATATGCGCTAATTGGGTTAGTTGTCGGCATTATTATTGGTGCCGTGGGCATGCGTTTCGGAAACCGCAAATTGCGCCAACAGCAGGCCTTGCAGTACGAACTGGAAAAAAACAAAGCAGAACTGGAAGAGTATCGCGAAGAGCTGGTAAGCCATTTCGCCCGTAGCGCCGAGCTGCTTGATAACATGGCGGACGATTACCGTCAGTTGTATCAGCATATGGCAAAAAGCTCGACCAGCCTGCTGCCGGAAATGTCGGCGGAAGAGAATCCATTCCGCAACCGTCTGGCAGAGTCCGAAGCCAGCAACGATCAGGCTCCGGTGCAGATCCCGCGCGATTATTCAGAAGGCGCATCAGGTCTGTTACGCGGTCGCGAACACCGCAAATAA
- the gltX gene encoding glutamate--tRNA ligase produces MKIKTRFAPSPTGYLHVGGARTALYSWLFARNHGGEFVLRIEDTDLERSTPEAIEAIMDGMNWLNLEWDEGPYFQTKRFDRYNAVIDEMLQAGTAYKCYCSKERLEQLRETQMANNEKPRYDGRCRHDHSHHADDEPCVVRFANPQDGSVIFDDQIRGPIEFSNLELDDLIIRRTDGSPTYNFCVVVDDWDMEITHVIRGEDHINNTPRQINILKALNAPVPVYAHVSMINGDDGKKLSKRHGAVSVMQYRDDGYLPEALLNYLVRLGWSSGDQEIFTREEMIKLFSLNAVSKSASAFNTDKLLWLNHHYINTLPPEYVATHLQWHIEQEKIDTHTGPQLFELVKLLGERCKTLKEMAASCRYFYEDFDEFDADAAKKHLRPVARQPLEVVRDKLAAITDWTAENVHHAIQATADELEVGMGKVGMPLRVAVTGAGQSPALDVTVHAIGKSRSIERINKALGFIAERESQQ; encoded by the coding sequence ATGAAAATCAAAACTCGCTTCGCGCCAAGCCCCACCGGCTATCTGCACGTTGGCGGCGCGCGCACTGCTCTCTACTCCTGGCTGTTTGCCCGTAATCACGGCGGTGAGTTTGTGCTGCGTATCGAAGACACCGATCTCGAACGCTCCACACCAGAAGCAATCGAAGCCATCATGGATGGCATGAACTGGCTGAACCTGGAGTGGGACGAAGGCCCGTACTTCCAGACCAAACGCTTTGATCGCTATAACGCGGTAATCGATGAAATGCTGCAAGCCGGCACCGCTTATAAATGTTACTGCTCCAAAGAGCGTCTCGAACAACTGCGTGAAACGCAGATGGCGAACAATGAAAAACCGCGTTACGACGGCCGCTGCCGCCACGATCATTCTCACCATGCTGATGATGAACCGTGCGTAGTGCGTTTTGCCAACCCGCAGGACGGTTCCGTTATTTTTGACGATCAGATTCGTGGCCCGATCGAATTCAGCAACCTTGAACTTGATGACCTGATCATCCGCCGCACCGATGGTTCCCCGACGTACAACTTCTGCGTTGTTGTGGATGACTGGGACATGGAAATTACTCACGTGATCCGTGGCGAAGACCACATCAACAACACGCCGCGTCAGATCAACATCCTGAAAGCGCTGAATGCCCCGGTTCCGGTGTATGCGCACGTTTCCATGATCAACGGCGACGACGGCAAAAAGCTCTCCAAACGTCATGGCGCGGTGAGCGTGATGCAGTACCGCGACGACGGCTACCTGCCGGAAGCCCTGCTCAACTACCTGGTGCGTCTGGGCTGGTCCAGCGGCGATCAAGAGATCTTCACCCGCGAAGAGATGATCAAGCTCTTCTCCCTGAATGCGGTCAGCAAATCCGCGAGCGCGTTCAACACCGATAAATTGCTGTGGCTGAACCATCACTACATTAATACGCTGCCGCCGGAATATGTCGCGACCCACCTGCAATGGCATATCGAGCAGGAAAAAATCGACACCCACACCGGCCCGCAATTGTTTGAGCTGGTGAAACTGCTGGGTGAACGCTGCAAAACGCTGAAAGAGATGGCGGCAAGCTGCCGTTATTTCTACGAAGATTTTGATGAATTCGACGCCGATGCGGCGAAAAAACACCTGCGTCCGGTCGCGCGTCAGCCACTGGAAGTGGTACGCGACAAACTTGCCGCTATCACAGACTGGACCGCTGAAAACGTCCATCACGCGATTCAGGCGACGGCCGATGAGCTGGAAGTCGGCATGGGCAAAGTCGGTATGCCGCTGCGCGTGGCGGTGACCGGTGCAGGTCAGTCTCCGGCGCTGGATGTTACCGTTCACGCCATTGGCAAGTCCCGCAGCATTGAGCGCATTAACAAAGCGCTGGGCTTTATTGCTGAACGCGAAAGCCAGCAGTAA
- the sspA gene encoding stringent starvation protein SspA — protein sequence MAVAANKRSVMTLFSGPVDIYSHQVRIVLAEKGVSFEIEHVEKDNPPQDLIDLNPNQSVPTLVDRELTLWESRIIMEYLDERFPHPPLMPVYPVARGESRLYMHRIEKDWYTLMDTIQNNSGAQADAARKQLREELLAIGPLFTQKPYFLNDEFSLVDCYLAPLLWRLPVLGIELSGAGAKELKGYMTRVFERDSFLASLTEAEREMRLGRG from the coding sequence ATGGCTGTCGCTGCCAACAAACGTTCGGTAATGACGCTGTTTTCTGGTCCTGTGGACATCTATAGCCATCAGGTCCGAATCGTGCTGGCCGAGAAAGGTGTCAGCTTCGAAATTGAGCACGTGGAAAAGGATAATCCTCCTCAGGATCTGATTGACCTCAACCCGAATCAAAGCGTACCGACACTTGTAGATCGTGAACTCACCCTGTGGGAATCACGCATCATTATGGAATATCTGGACGAGCGTTTCCCGCACCCGCCGTTAATGCCGGTTTATCCGGTAGCGCGTGGCGAGAGCCGTCTGTACATGCACCGCATTGAGAAAGACTGGTATACGCTGATGGATACCATCCAGAACAACAGCGGTGCGCAGGCTGATGCCGCCCGTAAGCAGCTACGTGAAGAGCTGTTGGCAATTGGCCCATTGTTTACTCAGAAGCCATACTTCCTGAATGATGAGTTCAGCCTCGTTGACTGCTACCTTGCGCCGCTGCTGTGGCGTCTGCCGGTACTGGGCATTGAGCTGAGCGGTGCAGGTGCCAAAGAGCTGAAAGGGTACATGACGCGCGTCTTCGAACGTGATTCCTTCCTTGCCTCTCTGACAGAAGCCGAGCGCGAAATGCGCCTGGGCCGGGGTTAA
- the rpsI gene encoding 30S ribosomal protein S9, translated as MAENQYYGTGRRKSSAARVFIKPGNGKIVINQRSLEQYFGRETARMVVRQPLELVDMVEKLDLYITVKGGGISGQAGAIRHGITRALMEYDESLRAELRKAGFVTRDARQVERKKVGLRKARRRPQFSKR; from the coding sequence ATGGCTGAAAATCAATACTACGGCACTGGTCGCCGCAAAAGTTCCGCCGCTCGTGTGTTTATCAAACCGGGCAACGGTAAAATCGTAATCAACCAGCGTTCGCTGGAACAGTACTTCGGTCGCGAAACTGCCCGCATGGTAGTTCGTCAGCCGCTGGAACTGGTCGACATGGTTGAGAAATTGGACCTGTACATCACCGTTAAAGGTGGTGGTATCTCCGGTCAGGCTGGTGCGATCCGTCACGGTATCACCCGCGCTCTGATGGAGTACGACGAGTCCCTGCGCGCTGAACTGCGTAAAGCTGGCTTCGTTACTCGTGACGCTCGTCAGGTTGAACGTAAAAAAGTCGGTCTGCGCAAAGCACGTCGTCGTCCGCAGTTCTCCAAACGTTAA
- the degQ gene encoding serine endoprotease DegQ has product MKKQTQLLSAFALSVGLTLSAPFQALAAMPSQVPGQGALPSLAPVLEKVLPAVVSVQVEGTAVQGQKIPDELKKYFGEELPDQPQQPQPFEGLGSGVIIDAAKGYVLTNNHVINQAQKISVQLNDGREFDAKLIGGDDQSDIALLQLQNATNLTQIAVADSDKLRVGDFVVAVGNPFGLGQTATSGIVSALGRSGLNLEGLENFIQTDASINRGNSGGALLNLNGELIGINTAILAPGGGSVGIGFAIPSNMAQTLSRQLIQFGEIKRGLLGIKGTEMSADIAKAFNLNVQRGAFVSEVLPNSGSAKAGIKSGDVIVSLNGKALNSFAELRSRIATTEPGSKVKLGLLRDGKPLEVEVTLDKSTSASASAELISPSLQGAELSDGQLKDGTKGITVGEVEKGSAAAQAGLHKDDVIIGVNRERVQSIAEMRKVLEAKPSVMALHIVRGNDSIYLLLR; this is encoded by the coding sequence ATGAAGAAACAAACCCAGCTGTTGAGTGCATTCGCGTTAAGTGTCGGGTTAACTCTCTCGGCACCGTTCCAGGCGTTGGCGGCCATGCCGTCGCAGGTGCCTGGCCAGGGGGCGTTACCCAGTCTTGCGCCGGTTCTGGAAAAGGTTCTGCCCGCGGTGGTCAGCGTGCAGGTTGAAGGCACGGCGGTACAAGGCCAGAAAATCCCGGATGAGTTAAAGAAATACTTCGGTGAAGAGTTGCCGGATCAACCGCAGCAGCCACAGCCGTTTGAAGGCCTGGGCTCCGGGGTGATTATTGATGCGGCCAAAGGCTATGTCCTGACCAATAATCACGTGATTAATCAGGCGCAAAAAATCAGCGTGCAGCTTAATGATGGCCGCGAGTTTGACGCCAAACTGATCGGCGGCGATGACCAGAGCGACATTGCGCTATTACAACTGCAAAACGCCACCAACCTGACACAAATTGCCGTTGCGGACTCCGATAAACTGCGCGTCGGCGATTTTGTCGTCGCGGTCGGCAACCCGTTCGGCCTCGGGCAAACGGCGACCTCGGGGATTGTTTCCGCGCTCGGTCGCAGCGGCCTGAATCTGGAAGGGCTGGAAAACTTTATCCAGACCGATGCTTCCATCAACCGCGGCAATTCCGGCGGCGCACTGCTTAATCTTAATGGCGAGCTTATCGGGATTAACACCGCGATCCTCGCCCCTGGCGGCGGCAGCGTCGGGATTGGCTTTGCCATTCCGAGTAATATGGCGCAAACCCTCTCAAGGCAGTTGATTCAGTTTGGTGAGATCAAGCGCGGCTTGCTGGGCATTAAAGGCACGGAGATGAGCGCGGATATCGCCAAGGCCTTCAATCTTAATGTGCAGCGCGGTGCTTTTGTCAGCGAAGTGCTGCCGAACTCCGGCTCGGCAAAAGCGGGCATTAAATCCGGTGATGTGATTGTCAGCCTGAATGGCAAAGCGCTGAATAGCTTTGCTGAGCTGCGCTCGCGTATCGCGACCACTGAACCTGGTTCGAAAGTGAAGCTGGGCCTGCTGCGTGACGGAAAACCCCTTGAGGTTGAAGTTACGCTGGATAAAAGCACGTCTGCTTCTGCCAGCGCCGAACTGATTTCACCGTCATTGCAGGGCGCTGAGCTGAGCGATGGCCAATTAAAAGATGGCACCAAAGGCATCACGGTCGGTGAAGTCGAAAAAGGCAGTGCGGCCGCACAGGCGGGTCTGCATAAAGATGATGTGATCATTGGCGTTAACCGCGAGCGCGTCCAGTCGATTGCCGAAATGCGCAAAGTGCTGGAAGCCAAACCGTCGGTGATGGCACTGCACATTGTGCGCGGTAACGACAGTATCTATTTACTGCTGCGTTAA